CCTCTGCACCGTCTCGCTTTCTTGTGTAGATGAATCCACTTCGAGTCCAACAGTATTTGAAGTTTGCCTGGCCCGCCCGCTCTCTGGTCCTACGAAATAACAGACGGTTTTCGTAAGTAAGTCGTTCATTAATGTATAGTTTCTGTGGGGTGCATTCTGTGATAATATCCGCAGTATCCAGATTTCGTCGGGTTTTTGATTTTACTAGAAAGTCATCTCTTACCTTCCGGCGGGCAAAACGTACAATCACAGGCCGTGGTGCTTGGCTAGACTCGTTGCTGGATTGTTTTCTTATGGGTCCCACTCTTGAAACAAAGTCTATGTCTAGTTCCGATACACTGATACCAATCTTGGTGGCTATGGCCATTGTagtgtgatgtagattttcgtTTTTGATTTCTGGGCAACCGATGATTTCTATTTCATTTCTTAAAGCAAGTTGTGCTTGCATGTTGTACTTGTTTTCAAGGTCCTGTAATGTAGCCTTAATGCGTACATTTTGCGATTGCTGGTCCTCCAAAGCCTGCAGCCGGCGCTCGGTGTCTGCGAGTTTGCCGTTTATTTCATCCATACGGGTTTGGCACTTAGCCAGGGAGTCCAAAGCAGAAGATAGTTGGTTCCTGAGGTTTGACATGTCACCACGTAAAAGTTTTATTTCTGACGTTAGCTCAGTCAGATCACCGGGAGTCCCTAGAGAAGGTGTCTG
This Leguminivora glycinivorella isolate SPB_JAAS2020 chromosome 24, LegGlyc_1.1, whole genome shotgun sequence DNA region includes the following protein-coding sequences:
- the LOC125238881 gene encoding uncharacterized protein LOC125238881, yielding MLICKTGACQKVFCKLCIPIELSLAEKNVWTCPNCKATSKRGGDNSSTPVRTTQYDCNVTMRKQNKTSQQLQSTTGSGPEVDKSTAEPAMPQTPSLGTPGDLTELTSEIKLLRGDMSNLRNQLSSALDSLAKCQTRMDEINGKLADTERRLQALEDQQSQNVRIKATLQDLENKYNMQAQLALRNEIEIIGCPEIKNENLHHTTMAIATKIGISVSELDIDFVSRVGPIRKQSSNESSQAPRPVIVRFARRKDQRAGGPGKLQILLDSKWIHLHKKARRCRGHQDHQLRLYRPRLWISTAA